One Palaemon carinicauda isolate YSFRI2023 chromosome 4, ASM3689809v2, whole genome shotgun sequence DNA segment encodes these proteins:
- the LOC137639143 gene encoding uncharacterized protein: protein MEPLPENHNRRKRNCDKGTMDTQMVVEDLENTISSLASYLSSNTSLMTTSSNESPTQNCHSQQIPSPLCQVPLPVHGLASDGVQSPCISHTESLNSKNRQTVSQKRTDSPSGAFRPISPPGSTHSSPLITASIGFNTLSEDVPPPLPKRGPPVRSSPNPDIFALPSKACVQTGPSLVTSPASPYPSERSTEFIDTRDRHQVSSVISKTSSDIELFNLYRCDKHSDQRQIEGESESNLGPLSEEQILSKGRDSEMTKTCIVLTDKCTTNNEEQVDEIFKDATSQSSVSHRTTKVSSGENGSELEHHYSEIDLYTPSNERDSATVATDLDTTASNGVHYIAPSVSLHAEG, encoded by the coding sequence GTACCATGGATACTCAAATGGTTGTGGAGGACTTGGAGAACACCATCAGCAGCTTAGCGTCTTATCTTTCATCCAATACTAGTCTGATGACTACTTCTTCCAATGAGTCTCCAACCCAGAATTGTCATTCACAACAGATACCATCACCACTTTGTCAAGTTCCACTCCCTGTTCATGGTCTTGCCAGTGATGGAGTTCAGTCTCCTTGTATATCACATACAGAATCCTTAAATTCTAAAAATCGACAGACTGTATCTCAAAAGAGGACTGACTCTCCTTCAGGAGCTTTTAGGCCGATTTCACCACCAGGCTCAACCCATTCCTCTCCCCTTATTACAGCATCCATCGGTTTCAATACTTTGTCTGAGGATGTTCCACCTCCATTACCAAAGAGGGGACCTCCTGTGAGGAGCTCTCCTAACCCCGATATATTTGCTTTACCTAGTAAGGCCTGTGTTCAGACTGGTCCATCTTTGGTCACTAGCCCAGCTTCACCGTACCCATCTGAAAGATCAACAGAATTTATAGATACAAGAGATAGACACCAAGTAAGTTCTGTTATTTCTAAAACTTCAAGTGATATAGAACTATTCAACTTATATCGGTGTGATAAACATAGTGACCAAAGACAGATTGAAGGAGAGTCAGAGAGTAATCTTGGTCCTTTATCTGAGGAGCAAATATTATCTAAGGGTAGGGACAGTGAGATGACCAAAACATGCATAGTTTTAACTGATAAATGCACAACAAATAACGAAGAACAGGTAGATGAAATTTTTAAAGATGCTACCTCTCAAAGTTCTGTCTCACATAGGACTACCAAAGTTTCTTCAGGTGAAAATGGTTCTGAACTGGAACATCACTATTCAGAAATTGACCTTTATACTCCTTCAAATGAGAGAGATAGTGCAACAGTGGCAACGGATTTAGATACTACAGCATCCAACGGCGTTCATTATATTGCTCCATCTGTTTCTCTTCATGCTGAAGGTTAG